One window of the Flavobacteriaceae bacterium YJPT1-3 genome contains the following:
- the rpsF gene encoding 30S ribosomal protein S6 → MNHYETVFILNPVLSEDQIKETVKKFEDLLVSNGAKMISKEDWKLKKLAYAIQNKKSGFYHLFEFQAPGEAIAPMEVEMRRDERIMRFLTVKLDKHAVAWAERRREKLKKEKA, encoded by the coding sequence ATGAATCACTATGAAACTGTTTTCATCTTGAATCCCGTTTTATCTGAAGACCAGATAAAGGAAACAGTTAAGAAATTCGAGGACCTACTCGTTTCTAATGGAGCCAAGATGATCTCAAAAGAGGATTGGAAGCTAAAGAAATTAGCTTATGCCATCCAAAACAAGAAAAGTGGATTTTACCACCTTTTCGAATTTCAGGCTCCCGGAGAAGCAATTGCTCCTATGGAAGTAGAGATGCGACGCGATGAGCGCATCATGCGTTTTTTAACGGTTAAGCTGGACAAGCACGCCGTTGCCTGGGCTGAACGTCGAAGAGAGAAACTTAAAAAAGAAAAAGCGTAA